The sequence below is a genomic window from Haloferax mediterranei ATCC 33500.
CGTCCGCGACACTCTCGGTAGGAACGCCGAAGCCGCGCCGCTGGTTATCACGCCATCGGACTGGAGCCATCCGAACTACGACGCGACCAACAACCGGCACCCGCCGAAAGCGAACGCGCCCGACGACCCCCATGTACTCGATGTCGTCTGGACTGCGTCCATACCGCTCAAACAGGGGTATTTCCCGGACTTGCCAGAGCCAGTAACTACGAACGGCCTCGTGGTCGCCAGTGAATCCACCGTCAACCCGGATGGCGTCCAATTCGATTTCCTCACCACTCGAAATGGGACGTCCTCCCAACGCTTCTCCAAGGTCGGTCCGGAGCACGTCGTAGTTGCCACGAGCAGCCGACTATTCAGCCACTACGACGGAACAGACGGGATGCAACTGGATGCGTGGAGTCTCAGTGGTGGCGAGAAATTGTGGTCGTGGAGCGAAAATATGTCAAGTCACCCACCGCTGCAACCCGTCGTTGCGGGAGGTCTCGTCCACGTAGCAACACCGACGAGTCATTCGACCTCGATGGCGTACGGGTTCACGCCGGATGGGAAGGTCGAGTGGAAAACACGGTTTGGGGGGTCAACACTCACTCTGGTCCCCCCGGCTGCAACGGCCCGCACGCTGGTCCACCCGAAGTCAGACGGGTTCACCGTCTTCGATACGCAAACCGGTGAGTATCGGTGGGAGACCGACTGGACCGATTCGACCCACTGGTCCGGGTCGTCCCGGACGATATCCGCCGCCCCGGTCATCTACGACGAACTACTTTACACATCGGCCCACGGTCGGGTGGCCGTCTACGACCTCGAAGAGAAACGAGACCCACGATGGGTCAACGAACAGGGCGACAGCAGGAGCGTCCGAATCGCCGCCGTCGATGAAAATCACGTGTATCTAACGCAGTTCGGAGGAGCACTCACCGCCCTTCACGCTGACGACGGAACCATCGACTGGACGCTCGGGTTCCGTGACCTCCATCCTGCTGCGACCGGACAGACGGCGGCGACACTGTGTGATGGGAAACTCTACGTCGGCGTCTACGCGGAGGAAGACGACCACCAACCCAGACTCGCCATCGTCGACGCTGAGTCCGGGGAAATAGACAAACGAACAACCCTTCCTGCCGTACCCAAATCCGGTCCGATACTATCCAACGGGACAGTTGTCCTGCGGACGAGAGAAGGATTCGTCGGCCTCCGGTAGCCCGGGCTCGCGTGGGCGGCCTAACAGGCAGACAGCCACCGTACCTTAGCCCCTGGCCCGCGAACATCCCACTATGAACGGTCCTGAGCCATCCGGCCCGTGGTCGCGCGAACGCGTCGAGGAGTTCCTGACGATGACGACGATTCCCGTCAGACTCTCGTGTCGAACCCCGGCGGACGACCTCTGGATGCTCTCGTTGTGGTACGAGTGGGACGCCGAGCAGTCCGAACTTCGATGCGCCACCTCGGCCGACGCCGACGTGGTTCGGTTCCTTCGCGCGTACGACGACGTCGCCTTCGAAATCTCGACGAACGACCCGCCGTATCGCGGCGTCCGCGGACGGGGAACCACGACCGTCGAAGCCGACGAGCAAAAGACGGTGCTCCGGCGGCTTATCGGCCGCTATCTCGGTGACGACGATACCCCGCTGGCCGAGCGACTGTTGTCGCCCGAGCGCGACGAAGTGACGATTCGAATCCGGCCCACGAAGTTGCATACGTGGGACTACGCGAGTCGAATGAGTTCATCAAAATAACCCCAAACGGGGCCGGTGCCGCGCGGAGAGGGGCTTTGTTGCCCGCGCGGCGTACGAAAAGTGGGTGTTTGGAGGGTTGTACGAGGGTAGGTCAGCGGAACCCGATTACCGACGCCGGGCGGCGATAAGTGCCGCCGCGACAAGGGCGATGAGGGCAACGACGAGACCGAATCCGGGCGCTTCGGCGGACGAATCGGTCGTCGGTTCGTCGGTCATGTCGCCCATCTCGTCGTCCGTCATTTCGTCGTCTGTCATCGTCTCAGTCTCCATCGGCGTCCCGGTGTCCGTGCCTTCGACCGTGTAGGCCGCCGTGTCGACGACCGCGCTGCCATTCGCCACGTACGGACCGTCGTCAGCGCCTTCGCTGGTCAGGAAGTCGTAGGCCTCGTTGCCGTTGGTGTCTCTGTGCGCCATCGGAACGAGCGTGCCAGACTCTTCGAGCGGCGTGTCGAGGGTGATTTCGACGTTCTCGTGCGTGCCGGGTTCGAGGTATTCGGACGTTCCGCGGACGCTTTCGAAGACCTCACCGTCGGTGACCGTCGCGTCGTGAATCGTCACGAAGCCGCCGTCGTGGAGCGTGACGGACTCGACCGTGACGGTCGTGCCATCGCCGGACTGATCCACCGCGGTCACGACGGCGCTAACCGAGGTGTGGGCGCTGGCGACGACCGCGCCGCCGTCTGCGGTGTACGGGCCATCAGCCTCACCATCTGACTCCTCGAAGGTGTACATCTCGTCGCCGTCGGTGTCCATGTGCGCCATGGGAGTGAGCACCTGCGAGGAGCGAATCGGTTCGTCGAGCGTCACGACCACGTCCTCGTGGACGCCGGTCGAGAGGTATTCGGACGTGCCGATGACGCTGTCAAAGACTGCGCCGCCGGAGAGCGCGGGGTCGTGGATGACGACGAAGCCGCCCTCCGAGAGTTCGACGCGGTCGACCACGACGGTCGTGCCGTCGGACGATTTCATCGTGTAATCGACGCTCGCGGAGACGGTCGCGTTCCCACTATCGATGACTGCACCGCCGTTTGCGGTGTACGGGCCGTCGTTCTCGCCTTCCGATTCGGGGAAGGTGTACGTCTCGTCACCGTCAGTATCCATGTGTGCCATCGGGACCACGGTGGTCGTCTCGTTCAGCGGGGAATCGAGTGTGACCCGCACGTCGCGGTGCAGACCGGGTTCGAGGTACGCGGACGTGCCGCGGATGCTCTCGAACACTTTGCCTTCGGTGACGGTCCCGTCGTGGACGGTCACGAAGCCACCATCGGGGAGGTACGCGGACTCGACGACGATGGAGTAGCCACCGGTCGCCTGCGCGCTGTAGTTGACGCTCGCGGTGTCCGAAGGCATCACCATCGCCGTGTCGACGACGGCGCTCCCGTCAGCGGTGTACGGGCCGTCCGTCTCGCCTTCCGACTCGGGGAAAGTGTAGGTCTCGTCACCATCAGTGTCCATGTGCGCCATCGGGACGAGCGTCGTGTTCTCGGTCACGGGCGCGTCCAGTTCGACGCGGACGTTCTCGTGAACGCCTGCTTCGAGGTATGCCGAGGTGCCGCGGATGCTCTCGAACACTTCGCCTTCAGTGACCGTCGCATCGTGAATCGTCACGAAGCCGCCCTCCGAGAGTTCGACGCGGTCGACCACGACGGAGTCGCCGGTCGTTGGCTGGTCAGTCATCGAGACGGACGCGCTGGCGTTCACCATCGCGTCGTCGACGACTGCACCGCCGTCTGCGGTGTACGGCCCGTCGGCGTTGCCGTTGGCGGCGACGAACGAGTACACGCGGTCATCGTCGGTATCCATGTGGGGCATGGCGACGAACGTTCCCGATTCGTCGATTGGGTCGTCCAGATGGACGGTTACGTTCTCGTGCGTACCGGCGTCGAGGTACGTCGACGAACCGACGACGCTCCCGAGCACGCTCCCGTCTGAGAGCGAGGCGTCGTGAATGGTCACAAAGCCACCCTCCGGAAGCGTTACGGAGTCAACTGTGACAGTCGTTCCACCCGTTGCTTGGTCTTCGAAGGAGACGCTCGCGGCCTCCTGCTGTGCCGTCACGGCCACCGGGACGCCCCCGGCGACCACGACGAGAGTCATCAGTACTGCGAGTGTTCGTCGCATACCTCAGTTGGGGACGAGTATTTAAAAGAAGATTTTCCGAACTCTCACCCAAATCTATCCCCGATGTGCCCCCAGTCTCCCGATTTCGGCTGCCAGAAGCGTTATCATACGGATAGTCGAGCCGACGAGGGTAGTTGATCGACCGGATGGGACGCGCTTCCAGAATGATACGAAAAAACGACAATCGAAAGCAATGAGACGAGATTAAATAGCGTCCGCCCACCAACTATCGCTATCGAATGTCCTACACGTACTCGGGCGACGTTCACCAGAGCCTCATAGCGTCGTACCGCGACGACGAACCCCCGTTCCCAACCGATACGTCGCTTTCCTTCCCGCGGCGGAACCACCTCCGGGAGGACGTGGACCTCCTCAAGCGACTCTTGTTCCCGCGATGCTGGAACGCCGGGAACTGGGTCGAAGACGGAGAGACACTCCGTGACGGCGTTGCAAACTTCGCTTCACTCTGTTATTCTGGAATCAAACCCTACAACGGGAACGACGCGCAAGTGGTGGTCGATACGGTCGTCGAACGCCTGCCGTCGATTCGAGAGACGCTAAAGAAAGACGTCGAGGCGGCTTACAAAGGTGACCCCGCGGCGCGAAGCTACATGGAGATTATTCGGTCGTACCCCGGCGTACAGGCGGTCGTCGTCCACCGAATCGCCCACGCATTCTACGAGGCTGGCGCACCGGAATACGCC
It includes:
- a CDS encoding DUF7282 domain-containing protein; this translates as MTLVVVAGGVPVAVTAQQEAASVSFEDQATGGTTVTVDSVTLPEGGFVTIHDASLSDGSVLGSVVGSSTYLDAGTHENVTVHLDDPIDESGTFVAMPHMDTDDDRVYSFVAANGNADGPYTADGGAVVDDAMVNASASVSMTDQPTTGDSVVVDRVELSEGGFVTIHDATVTEGEVFESIRGTSAYLEAGVHENVRVELDAPVTENTTLVPMAHMDTDGDETYTFPESEGETDGPYTADGSAVVDTAMVMPSDTASVNYSAQATGGYSIVVESAYLPDGGFVTVHDGTVTEGKVFESIRGTSAYLEPGLHRDVRVTLDSPLNETTTVVPMAHMDTDGDETYTFPESEGENDGPYTANGGAVIDSGNATVSASVDYTMKSSDGTTVVVDRVELSEGGFVVIHDPALSGGAVFDSVIGTSEYLSTGVHEDVVVTLDEPIRSSQVLTPMAHMDTDGDEMYTFEESDGEADGPYTADGGAVVASAHTSVSAVVTAVDQSGDGTTVTVESVTLHDGGFVTIHDATVTDGEVFESVRGTSEYLEPGTHENVEITLDTPLEESGTLVPMAHRDTNGNEAYDFLTSEGADDGPYVANGSAVVDTAAYTVEGTDTGTPMETETMTDDEMTDDEMGDMTDEPTTDSSAEAPGFGLVVALIALVAAALIAARRR
- a CDS encoding outer membrane protein assembly factor BamB family protein — protein: MRTPSSLSRRRALSLLGGGLCVGAVGGYVVRDTLGRNAEAAPLVITPSDWSHPNYDATNNRHPPKANAPDDPHVLDVVWTASIPLKQGYFPDLPEPVTTNGLVVASESTVNPDGVQFDFLTTRNGTSSQRFSKVGPEHVVVATSSRLFSHYDGTDGMQLDAWSLSGGEKLWSWSENMSSHPPLQPVVAGGLVHVATPTSHSTSMAYGFTPDGKVEWKTRFGGSTLTLVPPAATARTLVHPKSDGFTVFDTQTGEYRWETDWTDSTHWSGSSRTISAAPVIYDELLYTSAHGRVAVYDLEEKRDPRWVNEQGDSRSVRIAAVDENHVYLTQFGGALTALHADDGTIDWTLGFRDLHPAATGQTAATLCDGKLYVGVYAEEDDHQPRLAIVDAESGEIDKRTTLPAVPKSGPILSNGTVVLRTREGFVGLR
- the epsC gene encoding serine O-acetyltransferase EpsC yields the protein MSYTYSGDVHQSLIASYRDDEPPFPTDTSLSFPRRNHLREDVDLLKRLLFPRCWNAGNWVEDGETLRDGVANFASLCYSGIKPYNGNDAQVVVDTVVERLPSIRETLKKDVEAAYKGDPAARSYMEIIRSYPGVQAVVVHRIAHAFYEAGAPEYARELAEYAKMESGIDIHPGATIGDYFFIDHGTGVVIGETTTIGEWARIYQDVTLGALHFEEQEDEEHTLKKGYKRHPDIGDSVVIGAGSKVLGAVAIGDHVSIGANSWVTEDVPDHTSVFISEHPTHERKQRD
- a CDS encoding pyridoxamine 5'-phosphate oxidase family protein, producing the protein MNGPEPSGPWSRERVEEFLTMTTIPVRLSCRTPADDLWMLSLWYEWDAEQSELRCATSADADVVRFLRAYDDVAFEISTNDPPYRGVRGRGTTTVEADEQKTVLRRLIGRYLGDDDTPLAERLLSPERDEVTIRIRPTKLHTWDYASRMSSSK